The following are encoded in a window of Rubellicoccus peritrichatus genomic DNA:
- a CDS encoding site-specific integrase: protein MPKRESSIERQDIRQAKKLLEDTGLTLTDAARLALKVLPRKTANSPTFEDAFEPFIRHCMRKRLKSATLSYYENCLSRINEAYGDRRLSEVSRSDWKTYLEQSELSPGNAKARLRTARALYSWALNENPPLVDSNPLTGLKLNIRTPKHEIEFLSVDDAKKIMENAGKHKAAFALMLFAGIRPEEISARSNQDRLLWENIQFDEKIIRIPGSVSKTGKPRLLEHLPDNLWSWLEEGQTGSISNVSSSAVTNAAQFAGGFLKRQGDKKQVRIRPWPFDGMRHSFATYHIAFHNDPGRTSLILGHEGKTALLHNNYRGLATKAEAELYFSMKNIIINY, encoded by the coding sequence ATGCCTAAACGAGAATCATCCATCGAAAGACAAGATATCCGCCAAGCTAAAAAGCTACTGGAAGATACCGGACTGACTTTAACCGATGCTGCGAGATTAGCACTCAAAGTGTTACCGCGCAAGACAGCCAATAGTCCAACATTTGAGGACGCTTTCGAACCATTCATTCGTCATTGCATGAGAAAAAGGCTCAAGTCCGCTACCCTATCCTATTACGAGAATTGTCTCTCACGGATCAATGAAGCCTATGGAGATCGCAGACTAAGTGAAGTTTCCCGCTCGGACTGGAAGACCTATCTTGAACAGTCGGAACTTAGCCCAGGCAATGCCAAGGCAAGATTGAGAACTGCAAGAGCTTTATACTCATGGGCCTTGAACGAAAACCCGCCTTTGGTGGATTCGAATCCGTTGACCGGATTAAAGCTCAATATCCGCACGCCAAAACATGAAATCGAATTCCTTTCTGTCGATGATGCCAAGAAGATCATGGAGAACGCCGGAAAGCATAAAGCCGCCTTCGCCTTAATGCTCTTTGCCGGAATCAGACCAGAAGAGATTTCCGCCCGGAGTAATCAGGATCGCTTGTTATGGGAGAATATTCAATTCGATGAGAAAATCATCAGAATTCCGGGTAGCGTATCAAAGACTGGCAAACCGCGTCTGTTGGAGCATCTGCCCGATAACCTTTGGTCATGGCTCGAAGAGGGTCAAACAGGCTCGATCTCCAATGTCTCCAGTTCGGCCGTAACCAATGCCGCCCAATTCGCCGGAGGCTTCCTAAAGCGTCAGGGTGACAAAAAGCAGGTTCGTATTCGCCCTTGGCCTTTCGACGGCATGCGACACAGCTTTGCCACATATCACATTGCCTTCCACAACGACCCCGGACGCACCAGCCTAATCCTTGGCCACGAAGGCAAAACCGCGCTACTCCATAACAACTACCGAGGGTTAGCGACAAAGGCGGAAGCAGAGCTGTATTTCTCAATGAAAAACATAATAATTAATTATTAG
- a CDS encoding DEAD/DEAH box helicase — MGLNAQDKDEATDQSTMPTFSTLGISDEIVTALAQQKITTPLDIQSKAYPVISGKQDAWLRSPTGSGKTLAYLLPLLRNIDTTTTDLQVAILAPTQELAVQIHECIRLLSCDGTSALRSQLLIGSASSQRQKEKLKKKPHIVVGSCGRMLELNRAGKLKLHKCNAIAIDEADNMLAEDSVEAVEKFIKATPSSRQLVFISATEKGDAFRVAQTLGKNVQWIESENNQTSPTTIEHFYIESSFRHKADTLRKLLNAVQPDRAIVFLHRNATAELVGEKLSHKELKLMVLHGGMSKFERQKALGDFRKGKIKVLVSSDVSARGLDVKDVTHIINLDLPSDSGDYLHRVGRTGRMGATGAGISIATYDEMRLIDRYERDLGITIHHATLRNGQFLVPQ; from the coding sequence ATGGGATTAAACGCACAAGACAAAGATGAGGCCACAGACCAAAGTACCATGCCAACATTCAGCACATTAGGAATCTCAGACGAAATCGTTACAGCCCTTGCCCAACAAAAGATCACCACGCCATTGGATATCCAGAGCAAGGCCTATCCCGTAATATCCGGCAAGCAGGACGCATGGCTGCGCTCCCCGACCGGAAGCGGGAAAACCCTGGCCTATTTGCTTCCCCTACTGAGAAATATCGACACCACAACAACCGACCTCCAAGTCGCCATCCTCGCCCCAACGCAAGAACTTGCCGTTCAAATCCATGAATGCATTCGCCTGCTGAGTTGCGACGGCACTTCAGCCCTGCGCAGTCAACTCTTGATCGGCAGTGCTTCGTCACAACGCCAGAAGGAGAAGTTGAAGAAAAAGCCTCACATCGTCGTTGGCTCCTGTGGGCGAATGCTTGAACTCAACCGCGCGGGCAAACTAAAGCTCCACAAGTGTAATGCCATCGCAATCGATGAAGCAGACAACATGCTGGCCGAAGACAGTGTTGAAGCAGTCGAGAAATTCATCAAGGCAACCCCCAGCAGCCGCCAATTGGTTTTTATCTCAGCAACTGAGAAAGGCGACGCCTTCAGAGTAGCCCAAACACTCGGAAAGAACGTCCAATGGATTGAAAGCGAAAACAACCAAACCAGTCCAACAACAATTGAGCATTTTTATATAGAATCCAGCTTCCGCCACAAAGCCGACACCCTGCGCAAGCTCCTGAATGCCGTCCAGCCGGACCGGGCCATAGTCTTTTTGCACCGCAACGCCACTGCCGAACTGGTTGGAGAGAAACTCAGCCACAAAGAGCTAAAACTGATGGTTCTGCACGGTGGGATGAGCAAGTTCGAACGCCAAAAAGCATTGGGCGACTTTCGCAAAGGCAAAATCAAGGTGTTGGTTTCCTCTGATGTCTCAGCCAGAGGCCTTGACGTAAAAGACGTCACCCATATCATCAATCTCGATCTGCCATCCGACTCCGGAGATTACCTCCATCGTGTTGGCCGCACTGGAAGAATGGGCGCAACTGGAGCCGGTATTTCGATCGCCACCTATGACGAAATGAGACTCATCGATCGATACGAGAGAGATCTGGGCATCACGATCCACCACGCAACCCTCAGAAATGGCCAGTTTCTCGTGCCACAATAG
- the rsgA gene encoding ribosome small subunit-dependent GTPase A: MTLYDLGWNARFEAEFADCLSKGWQPARLVRDNKISYGARLGDGAEMEVALGGAVYHEAATDAELPAVGDWVALEIGDDGNEYDAVIRARLTRQTCLSRKAPGKSTEEQVLAANVDVVFVITEAGQDFNLRRMERYFAILQRSGARSVVLLNKSDLYSDEENQVAKAKLCDLNPNVEVHITSALESAGVDVLRSYLKSGVTIALIGSSGVGKSSLINQLLGQEFLWTGEVNGVTGKGMHTTTARELILLPGGGMLIDNPGIREVQMWTDAKTLKESFSDFDHIARDCLFHNCKHGSDRGCAIQAALKAGTLSKERFANYLKLDEELEKLRKRRKKRQLTISRRIRRELKSKGEKYSRKYDVD, encoded by the coding sequence ATGACACTTTACGATCTCGGATGGAACGCTCGATTTGAAGCCGAATTTGCCGACTGCCTTAGTAAAGGCTGGCAACCGGCACGTTTAGTTCGTGACAACAAGATCTCCTACGGTGCTCGGCTTGGAGATGGCGCCGAGATGGAGGTCGCACTTGGCGGAGCGGTGTATCATGAAGCGGCGACAGATGCTGAGCTTCCTGCGGTTGGGGATTGGGTTGCCCTCGAAATCGGAGATGATGGCAATGAATATGACGCAGTGATCCGGGCGCGACTTACGCGCCAAACCTGCCTCTCTCGTAAAGCCCCGGGCAAGAGCACCGAAGAGCAAGTCCTGGCTGCCAACGTTGATGTGGTTTTTGTCATCACGGAAGCAGGGCAGGACTTCAACCTGCGGCGGATGGAGCGTTACTTCGCCATCCTGCAACGAAGCGGTGCACGTTCGGTTGTCTTACTCAACAAAAGTGATCTTTATTCTGACGAAGAAAATCAAGTGGCCAAAGCAAAGCTTTGCGACTTGAATCCGAATGTGGAGGTTCACATTACCTCTGCATTAGAAAGTGCCGGAGTTGATGTCTTGAGAAGCTATTTGAAATCGGGAGTCACCATTGCCTTGATTGGCTCGAGTGGAGTGGGAAAATCTTCCCTGATTAATCAACTTCTCGGGCAAGAGTTCCTTTGGACGGGGGAAGTCAATGGTGTCACAGGCAAGGGGATGCACACAACTACGGCTCGCGAGTTGATTCTCTTGCCTGGCGGCGGAATGTTGATCGACAACCCGGGCATTCGCGAAGTGCAAATGTGGACGGATGCAAAGACTTTGAAGGAGAGCTTCAGTGACTTTGATCATATTGCAAGAGACTGCCTGTTTCATAACTGCAAACATGGTTCCGATCGGGGTTGTGCGATTCAGGCGGCATTAAAAGCAGGAACGCTCAGTAAGGAACGTTTTGCCAACTACCTTAAGCTCGATGAAGAGTTGGAAAAGCTGCGCAAGCGTCGTAAGAAACGTCAGCTCACCATCAGTCGGCGCATACGCCGTGAGTTGAAATCAAAGGGAGAGAAGTATAGTAGAAAGTATGATGTCGATTAG
- a CDS encoding lycopene cyclase domain-containing protein — translation MIRGSPLFIETLATTAKKAIVCQMTYWGYHLIFTLPIIALLIVLLRHRLRLAHFVCCAIVCLIAFIFTTPWDNYAVYLGIWGFGEGVSLGYPFSNWSLTNNPKNGFSWLGYIPFEEYSFFIIEGVMVCLVMIWQFGKSKSAA, via the coding sequence ATGATTCGAGGCTCGCCACTTTTTATTGAAACGCTTGCCACCACTGCAAAGAAAGCCATTGTTTGCCAAATGACCTACTGGGGATATCATCTGATCTTCACCCTGCCGATTATTGCTCTGCTCATCGTGTTGCTGAGGCACAGGCTGAGGCTTGCCCACTTCGTCTGCTGCGCCATCGTCTGCCTGATCGCATTCATCTTTACGACCCCGTGGGACAACTACGCGGTTTACCTTGGCATTTGGGGCTTTGGCGAAGGCGTCAGCCTGGGATATCCGTTCTCCAATTGGTCGCTCACAAATAATCCCAAAAACGGCTTCAGCTGGCTAGGCTACATCCCTTTTGAAGAATACAGTTTCTTCATTATCGAAGGTGTCATGGTCTGCCTCGTAATGATTTGGCAGTTCGGAAAAAGCAAAAGTGCGGCCTAG
- a CDS encoding YdeI/OmpD-associated family protein, which translates to MFANKMKKRHRFSANVAIHDFGRMKYTVVYLPKRIEKELRLLEMPRLRVEGLIHGEPFSGACQPTGKAWYLILSKRILKEAGLNVGDKVEGQLSIADQEAVDIPEDLQLELDRNSNIRKKWDALSAGKKRGLAYRVASAKRLETREQRIFEVLEVISDS; encoded by the coding sequence ATGTTCGCTAACAAAATGAAGAAAAGGCATCGTTTTTCCGCTAATGTAGCGATCCATGACTTCGGTCGGATGAAATATACGGTTGTTTATTTACCAAAGAGAATTGAAAAAGAACTCAGGCTTTTGGAAATGCCAAGGTTGCGTGTTGAAGGCCTAATTCACGGAGAACCTTTTTCGGGTGCGTGTCAGCCAACGGGGAAAGCCTGGTATCTAATTCTTTCTAAACGCATTCTCAAAGAAGCAGGACTGAACGTTGGTGATAAAGTAGAAGGCCAGCTTTCAATCGCCGATCAAGAAGCTGTCGACATTCCCGAAGACCTTCAGTTAGAGTTAGACAGAAATTCAAATATCAGAAAAAAATGGGATGCTCTATCTGCTGGAAAAAAGCGAGGTTTAGCTTATCGAGTTGCTTCAGCGAAGAGGCTCGAAACTCGTGAGCAAAGAATTTTTGAAGTATTAGAGGTAATATCAGATAGTTGA
- a CDS encoding glycoside hydrolase family 71/99-like protein codes for MLKYLRKCLVGTILFLGIMASYAEEEASLHGVASSMRPYTGIHVPGVSTTTLKGKVMCGYQGWFAAKGDGSGRGWVHFGPGGHFAPGECTIDLWPDMSEMDLDEKYPTSFRHQDGKTAYVFSSYNWKTVMRHFRWMQEHGIDGVFLQRFGASVRRQNAMYDHRNVVTSNVQAGANRYGRTWAMMYDLSGLRAGEIEKVVIEDWKRLVDRMKITSDKSYLHHKGKPVVAVWGIGFGDDRKYTLDECEKLVKFLKNDKQYGGNTVMLGVPTYWRSLSRDSVSDKALHDIILQADIVSPWTVGRYGSLQQVGGYAKDVLGPDIEWTKQNNFDYLPVAFPGFSWQNLQKTRGKDVKLNQIPRLDGQFLWSQAASFKQAGAEMLYVAMFDELDEGTAIFKCTNDPPVGESHFVTYEGLQSDHYLWLTGRIGELLRSESNATANMPIRNTQQDAEGDAASRTP; via the coding sequence ATGCTTAAATACCTGAGGAAATGTCTCGTTGGAACAATTCTTTTCCTGGGGATTATGGCGTCTTATGCCGAAGAAGAAGCCAGCCTTCACGGCGTGGCTTCGAGCATGCGACCATATACGGGAATTCACGTCCCCGGTGTGAGCACTACCACTCTGAAAGGAAAGGTGATGTGTGGTTATCAGGGCTGGTTTGCGGCCAAGGGGGACGGGTCCGGGCGCGGTTGGGTTCACTTTGGTCCCGGCGGACATTTCGCTCCTGGGGAGTGTACGATTGACCTCTGGCCGGACATGAGCGAAATGGATCTTGATGAGAAGTACCCCACTTCGTTCAGACATCAAGACGGCAAAACCGCTTACGTCTTCAGTTCCTACAATTGGAAGACGGTCATGCGTCATTTCCGGTGGATGCAGGAACATGGTATTGACGGCGTTTTCCTGCAGCGTTTCGGAGCCAGCGTGAGACGACAAAACGCGATGTACGATCATCGTAATGTGGTGACTTCAAACGTCCAGGCAGGAGCTAACCGTTATGGGCGGACTTGGGCGATGATGTATGACCTTTCGGGGCTGCGGGCTGGTGAGATTGAGAAAGTCGTTATTGAGGACTGGAAACGGCTCGTCGACAGGATGAAAATCACCAGTGATAAATCTTATCTGCATCACAAAGGCAAGCCGGTCGTCGCAGTCTGGGGCATTGGGTTCGGCGATGATCGTAAGTATACGCTCGATGAGTGTGAAAAGCTGGTGAAATTTCTTAAGAATGATAAGCAGTATGGCGGAAACACCGTAATGCTTGGCGTTCCCACCTATTGGCGAAGTTTGAGTCGTGACTCGGTTAGTGACAAAGCACTTCATGATATCATTTTGCAGGCCGATATTGTTAGCCCCTGGACGGTGGGGAGGTATGGTTCTCTGCAGCAAGTTGGTGGTTACGCGAAAGATGTTCTCGGTCCGGACATCGAATGGACAAAACAGAACAATTTCGATTATTTACCTGTGGCCTTTCCAGGTTTTAGTTGGCAGAACCTGCAGAAGACCCGTGGCAAGGACGTCAAGCTGAACCAGATCCCACGACTTGACGGACAGTTCCTGTGGTCACAGGCTGCTTCTTTCAAGCAAGCAGGTGCGGAGATGCTGTATGTGGCGATGTTTGACGAATTGGACGAAGGCACTGCGATTTTTAAATGCACGAACGATCCCCCGGTTGGAGAAAGCCATTTTGTAACATATGAAGGTTTGCAGTCCGATCACTACCTGTGGCTTACTGGGAGAATCGGCGAGCTCCTGCGCAGCGAAAGCAACGCAACCGCAAATATGCCCATTCGCAACACACAACAAGACGCTGAAGGTGACGCGGCAAGTCGCACGCCTTAA
- a CDS encoding DUF4437 domain-containing protein encodes MKKWITSLLAIVCAMSNSIQAIASDIEEKQETKIVLLSDIEWEPLNPARGDSSPKAGTLWGNRAGAEATGFLAKFVDGFSSPPHIHNVTYRAVVISGEIHNDDPNAEKMWMSRGSFWTQPKGEAHITAARGEENIALVEIDEGPYLVQHTHDAFDSGERAVNIDASNIVWVTPPGLNPSKTGPKVAYLWGILEAGLDNGTFIKLPAGFVGYIHSTGSIFRVVTIEGQPVYLEDEEIKLAPGSYFSSSGDSMHSIRSGPDQDSIFYVRTNGPYRIIPASSQE; translated from the coding sequence ATGAAAAAATGGATCACTAGTCTACTGGCAATTGTCTGCGCGATGTCTAACAGCATTCAGGCTATTGCCAGCGACATTGAAGAAAAACAGGAAACGAAAATTGTTCTCCTATCTGATATCGAATGGGAACCTCTTAATCCGGCACGCGGTGATAGCAGCCCTAAGGCGGGAACACTTTGGGGGAATCGCGCTGGAGCAGAGGCTACTGGCTTTCTTGCTAAGTTTGTTGATGGCTTCTCTTCTCCTCCACACATTCACAATGTCACCTACCGGGCTGTCGTCATCAGTGGAGAAATACACAATGACGATCCCAATGCAGAGAAAATGTGGATGAGCAGAGGCTCGTTCTGGACTCAGCCAAAAGGAGAAGCACATATCACTGCTGCTCGAGGCGAAGAGAATATTGCCCTGGTTGAAATCGATGAGGGTCCATATCTGGTTCAACACACGCATGATGCATTTGATAGCGGTGAACGCGCAGTGAATATTGATGCCTCAAATATCGTCTGGGTGACCCCGCCCGGACTAAATCCGTCAAAAACGGGTCCAAAAGTTGCCTACTTGTGGGGAATTTTAGAGGCAGGGCTCGATAATGGAACCTTCATAAAACTACCAGCAGGTTTTGTCGGCTACATCCACAGCACTGGCTCAATATTTCGAGTTGTTACTATCGAAGGACAGCCTGTGTATCTTGAAGATGAAGAGATAAAACTGGCGCCAGGTAGCTACTTCAGTTCATCTGGAGATTCTATGCACTCAATTCGATCAGGTCCTGATCAAGACAGCATTTTTTATGTGCGCACGAATGGGCCTTATCGTATCATTCCGGCATCTTCGCAAGAATGA
- a CDS encoding class I SAM-dependent methyltransferase: MWDQRYKEDGFAYGTEPNSFLAERANLLRSPILSLGEGEGRNAVFLATLSLNVLGVDGSSVGLEKARALARSKGVEIDTELADLSSYNPPENFFNSVVSIFAHLSSDVRQRLYPRVERSLKSGGVLVFEEYAISQLGRDTGGPKDIDLLTTTADLESLFPNCDLILSREIEREVIEGRHHTGLSSVIQFIARKRTEPDSCDNG; this comes from the coding sequence ATGTGGGATCAACGATACAAGGAAGATGGTTTCGCCTATGGAACCGAGCCAAACAGTTTCCTAGCCGAGCGGGCAAACTTACTGCGTAGTCCAATTTTGAGTCTAGGTGAGGGAGAGGGGCGCAACGCGGTTTTTCTCGCAACTTTGAGCCTCAATGTTCTTGGAGTCGATGGTTCCTCTGTTGGGCTTGAGAAGGCAAGAGCACTTGCCCGCTCCAAAGGCGTTGAGATCGATACCGAACTTGCTGATTTGTCTTCATACAATCCTCCGGAAAACTTTTTTAATTCGGTTGTGTCGATATTTGCTCACTTGTCTTCCGATGTTCGACAACGGTTGTATCCGCGAGTGGAGCGATCCCTTAAATCCGGGGGAGTTCTTGTTTTTGAGGAATATGCGATATCTCAGCTTGGTCGAGACACCGGAGGACCGAAGGACATTGATCTTCTGACAACAACTGCAGATCTCGAGTCGCTTTTTCCAAATTGTGATCTGATCTTGTCTCGTGAGATTGAGAGAGAAGTGATTGAAGGGAGGCATCACACCGGTCTCTCTTCTGTGATTCAGTTTATCGCACGAAAACGTACCGAACCAGATAGTTGTGACAATGGTTAG
- a CDS encoding cupin domain-containing protein — translation MSLNIRRVVTGHDANGKPVVLIDDRGEHSASWRPQMEQQQLWTTTDLPVALQEDGEDKGARQVGTTIDGGSIFKVVEFGPGVAPRIHRTDSIDYGVVLSGEIDMDLGDDTVVHLTAGDVLVQRATIHNWINRGTEPCRMAFVLISALGDTAVG, via the coding sequence ATGAGCTTGAACATAAGGCGGGTCGTGACTGGCCATGACGCAAATGGTAAACCAGTGGTTCTGATTGATGATCGCGGTGAGCACTCAGCGAGCTGGCGTCCGCAGATGGAGCAACAACAATTATGGACGACGACGGATCTTCCGGTCGCGTTGCAAGAAGATGGTGAGGACAAGGGCGCTCGTCAGGTTGGGACTACGATTGACGGAGGTTCGATATTTAAAGTCGTAGAATTTGGACCGGGTGTGGCACCTCGTATTCACCGCACGGACAGTATTGACTATGGCGTCGTCCTCTCGGGAGAGATTGATATGGATTTGGGCGACGACACAGTCGTGCATCTAACTGCAGGCGATGTATTGGTTCAGCGCGCCACCATTCATAATTGGATTAATCGCGGAACGGAACCCTGTCGCATGGCGTTTGTCTTGATCAGTGCCCTTGGTGATACTGCGGTCGGGTAG
- a CDS encoding GNAT family N-acetyltransferase has translation MITYRQIIEEDIPDLFSIRIATWDNENGAEELEALGINPKSVSDRLRLDHAGWIAFSDNVPVGFSMANRSTGELWVIAVLPEFEGQGIGKTLIHQAEAWLFSHGWETIWLTTSTDENYRAVGFYRHLGWSDWKIDIDRFMRKTNLRKSI, from the coding sequence ATGATTACTTATCGTCAGATTATAGAAGAAGATATACCGGATCTTTTTAGCATTCGAATCGCGACATGGGATAATGAGAATGGTGCGGAAGAGTTGGAAGCGCTTGGCATCAATCCGAAATCTGTCAGTGATCGACTGCGCCTCGACCACGCAGGGTGGATTGCTTTTTCGGACAATGTACCTGTTGGTTTTTCGATGGCTAACCGTAGCACTGGTGAACTCTGGGTCATTGCAGTTTTACCTGAGTTCGAAGGGCAGGGTATTGGGAAGACGCTCATCCATCAAGCCGAAGCATGGTTGTTCTCGCATGGATGGGAGACAATCTGGCTGACAACCTCTACTGATGAAAACTACCGTGCCGTAGGTTTTTATCGGCATTTAGGTTGGAGCGATTGGAAGATCGATATTGATCGCTTTATGCGTAAGACCAATCTCCGAAAGAGCATCTGA
- a CDS encoding sulfatase family protein gives MAQPNILVIICDQLSAQALPAWGNDFASTPNINALISSGVSFDSAYSNCPLCQPSRASFWTSRYPHQTGVLANGEPFPVSSVNAGINTLGTLFHHAGYETVHFGKQHDAGALRGFQCVPIQESETEPAHPSLSHNYDTRQDRYTRQRAVDFLESYSKQKPFLAVTDFNNPHNICGWIGENAEARPLKKTFDLLPSLPDNLYLSESEFSNRPIPIRYLASAHRRQAQISEWDELKIRHYLHAYHHYLSLVDSEIGHILNALHQRDDAQDTLVVFFSDHGDSMCGRWMATKHTSFYEETMHVPLAFSGAGIEPKDHRIEGLCSLLDLLPTLCDFADIIPPQDIEGRSLYEAITADHPTLDLHQAVYAQWHTEWGHTIEPGRMVRTPRYKYTHYRECYGTELYDLQTDPGETHNLAFNPEYTDILKNHHDLLNTYITQSNDPYWSMDFKVDPVLRQHKPTYRNYQGPLSLDVVS, from the coding sequence ATGGCCCAACCAAACATTCTGGTAATTATCTGCGACCAACTATCCGCCCAGGCACTTCCAGCCTGGGGAAACGATTTCGCATCTACTCCGAACATCAATGCTCTCATCAGTTCCGGCGTGAGTTTCGACAGTGCCTATTCCAACTGTCCACTCTGCCAACCATCACGTGCTTCTTTTTGGACCAGTCGATACCCACACCAAACCGGTGTCCTTGCCAATGGAGAGCCATTCCCGGTCTCTTCAGTCAACGCTGGGATAAACACACTTGGCACTCTCTTTCATCATGCTGGCTATGAAACAGTTCACTTCGGCAAACAACATGATGCCGGGGCTTTACGTGGGTTTCAATGCGTTCCGATACAGGAATCGGAAACAGAACCAGCACATCCAAGTCTGTCTCATAACTATGACACACGGCAGGATCGTTACACTCGCCAAAGGGCTGTAGATTTCCTTGAATCATATTCAAAACAAAAGCCCTTTCTAGCTGTTACAGATTTCAACAATCCGCACAACATCTGCGGCTGGATTGGTGAAAACGCAGAGGCTAGGCCTTTAAAGAAAACTTTCGATCTACTGCCCTCTTTACCCGACAACCTGTATTTAAGTGAAAGCGAGTTTAGCAATCGCCCCATCCCGATACGATATCTCGCCAGCGCCCATCGACGCCAGGCTCAGATATCAGAATGGGATGAGCTGAAAATCAGGCACTACCTGCATGCCTATCACCATTATTTGTCACTAGTTGATTCCGAAATTGGGCATATTCTGAATGCCTTGCATCAACGTGACGATGCCCAGGACACACTGGTTGTTTTCTTCTCAGATCATGGTGATTCCATGTGTGGTCGCTGGATGGCCACCAAACATACGAGTTTCTACGAAGAAACCATGCACGTGCCTCTTGCTTTTTCCGGCGCCGGCATCGAACCGAAAGATCACCGTATAGAGGGACTTTGTTCCCTGCTTGACTTACTGCCAACACTCTGTGATTTCGCCGACATAATTCCCCCCCAGGATATCGAAGGCCGATCATTGTATGAAGCGATCACTGCGGACCACCCGACTCTGGATCTCCATCAGGCTGTATATGCGCAATGGCATACCGAGTGGGGGCATACGATTGAACCAGGACGTATGGTAAGAACGCCGCGCTACAAGTACACGCATTATCGAGAATGCTATGGCACAGAACTGTATGATCTGCAGACCGATCCGGGCGAAACTCATAATCTTGCTTTCAACCCTGAGTATACCGACATCCTCAAAAACCACCACGACTTACTCAATACATACATCACGCAAAGCAATGACCCCTACTGGTCAATGGATTTCAAAGTGGATCCTGTTTTACGCCAGCATAAGCCGACCTACCGAAACTATCAGGGACCATTGTCACTAGATGTTGTCAGCTAG
- a CDS encoding DUF1801 domain-containing protein, with amino-acid sequence MKPFNESSVAAVFEAYPESVRGKLLKLRELIFQAAVQTPGVGAIEETLKWGQPSYLTSETKSGTTIRIDALSSEPGCYGIYFHCQTTLVETFRNEFGDKFRYEGNRALIFDANEAVPEKALLECISMALTYHLRKKGTGVPIGKRIHENER; translated from the coding sequence ATGAAGCCATTCAACGAATCATCCGTGGCTGCTGTCTTCGAAGCATATCCTGAAAGTGTACGTGGAAAGTTGCTCAAACTTCGAGAGCTTATTTTCCAAGCGGCGGTCCAGACACCTGGAGTTGGAGCAATTGAAGAAACGCTGAAGTGGGGGCAGCCGAGCTATCTTACCAGTGAGACAAAGAGCGGAACGACGATACGCATTGATGCGCTCTCATCTGAGCCCGGGTGTTATGGGATCTATTTCCATTGCCAGACAACACTTGTCGAAACATTTCGTAATGAGTTTGGGGATAAGTTTCGGTATGAAGGCAATCGGGCTTTGATTTTCGATGCGAATGAAGCTGTGCCTGAGAAAGCCTTACTTGAGTGCATTTCCATGGCACTGACCTACCATTTAAGGAAAAAAGGAACTGGGGTTCCGATTGGTAAGCGTATACATGAAAACGAACGCTAA
- a CDS encoding DUF721 domain-containing protein, which translates to MQFSREANSLIADLRGITYKRSPARLRDAVQLENLVEVILQKHRIGKASVEDTIMAKWRDIVGEQTAHRCRPHKIIDGKKLIIITTNAVLRQELMFRKTEILRKVRELPECGTVREIMVRAG; encoded by the coding sequence ATGCAATTTTCACGAGAAGCCAACAGCCTGATCGCAGACCTTCGTGGTATTACCTACAAACGAAGTCCAGCTAGATTGCGTGATGCTGTGCAACTGGAAAACCTGGTTGAAGTCATTCTTCAAAAGCATCGTATCGGCAAAGCTTCAGTTGAAGATACCATCATGGCAAAATGGCGGGATATTGTCGGCGAACAGACTGCCCATCGCTGCCGTCCCCATAAAATCATAGACGGCAAGAAGCTCATTATTATCACCACCAACGCCGTCCTTCGCCAGGAGCTAATGTTTCGCAAAACCGAGATTCTTCGAAAAGTCCGCGAACTTCCCGAATGCGGAACGGTTCGTGAGATCATGGTCCGCGCGGGCTGA